Proteins encoded together in one Ipomoea triloba cultivar NCNSP0323 chromosome 4, ASM357664v1 window:
- the LOC116016814 gene encoding actin-depolymerizing factor, whose amino-acid sequence MAFRTARGPNASSGMGVADHSRSAFLELQRKKMHRYVIFKIDEKKKEVVVEKTGSPAESYDDFAASLPENDCRYAVYDFDFVTSENCQKSKIFFIAWSPSTSRIRAKMLYATSKDRFKRELDGFHYEIQATDPTEMDLEVIRDRAS is encoded by the exons ATGGCTTTCAGAACTGCAAGAGGG CCAAATGCATCTTCTGGCATGGGTGTTGCTGATCACAGCAGAAGTGCATTTCTGGAGCTGCAGAGGAAGAAGATGCATCGATATGTGATTTTCAAGATTGATGAGAAGAAAAAGGAGGTGGTTGTGGAGAAAACTGGCAGCCCTGCTGAGAGCTATGATGATTTTGCTGCTTCCTTGCCGGAGAATGATTGCAGATATGCAGTATATGACTTCGACTTTGTGACATCTGAGAATTGCCAAAAGAGCAAGATATTCTTCATTGCTTG GTCTCCATCAACCTCCCGAATTCGTGCAAAAATGCTCTATGCTACCTCCAAAGACAGGTTCAAAAGAGAGCTGGATGGCTTCCATTACGAGATCCAAGCTACCGACCCTACTGAAATGGACCTCGAGGTGATCAGAGACCGCGCAAGTTGA
- the LOC116016813 gene encoding inorganic phosphate transporter 1-4-like, translating to MPNGDMKVLSALDQAKTQWYHFTAIIIAGMGFFTDAYDLFCISLVTKLLGRVYYHVDGAGKPGSLPPNVASAVNGVAFCGTLAGQLFFGWLGDKLGRKKVYGLTLMLMCGCSIASGLSFGHTPTSVMTTLCFFRFWLGFGIGGDYPLSATIMSEYANKKTRGAFIAAVFAMQGFGILAGGIFAIGVSAVFEARFKAPPYQVDPVGSTVPQADFVWRIILMAGALPALLTWYWRIKMPETARYTALVANNVKQATADMSKVMQVDLEAEGPKEREASPAARAEGFGLFSKEFLRRHGLHLLGTTTTWFLLDIAYYSQNLFQKDIFSAIGWIPAAKTMNAIEEVFKIAKAQTLIALMSTVPGYWFTVFLIDRIGRFWIQLLGFSMMTAFMFALAIPYDHWTHPGNHIGFVVLYSLTFFFANFGPNATTFVVPAEIFPARLRSTCHGISAASGKLGAMVGAFGFLYLAQPQDKSKADAGYPAGIGVRNSLIVLGVVNLLGTLLTFLVPESKGKSLEEVSRENEESP from the coding sequence ATGCCGAACGGGGATATGAAGGTGTTGAGTGCGTTGGATCAGGCGAAGACGCAGTGGTATCACTTTACGGCGATTATTATTGCCGGAATGGGGTTTTTTACGGACGCGTATGATTTGTTTTGTATATCGCTGGTGACGAAGCTGTTGGGGAGGGTTTACTATCACGTGGACGGGGCGGGGAAGCCGGGGAGTTTGCCGCCGAATGTGGCGTCGGCGGTGAACGGCGTGGCGTTCTGCGGGACGCTGGCGGGGCAACTCTTCTTTGGCTGGTTAGGGGATAAGTTGGGGAGGAAAAAGGTGTACGGTCTCACGCTCATGTTGATGTGCGGTTGCTCAATCGCTTCCGGGCTGTCGTTTGGCCACACCCCGACGTCGGTGATGACCACGCTCTGTTTTTTCCGGTTCTGGCTGGGGTTCGGCATCGGCGGGGACTACCCGCTCTCCGCCACGATAATGTCGGAGTACGCGAATAAGAAGACGCGCGGCGCGTTCATCGCGGCGGTTTTCGCCATGCAGGGGTTCGGGATTTTGGCGGGCGGGATTTTCGCGATTGGCGTTTCGGCGGTTTTCGAGGCTAGGTTTAAAGCGCCGCCGTATCAGGTTGATCCCGTGGGGTCCACCGTCCCGCAGGCGGATTTCGTGTGGAGGATAATCCTAATGGCCGGCGCGCTTCCGGCGCTGCTGACGTGGTACTGGCGGATAAAGATGCCGGAAACCGCCCGCTACACGGCGCTGGTGGCGAATAATGTTAAGCAAGCGACGGCGGATATGTCTAAGGTTATGCAGGTGGATCTTGAAGCGGAGGGCCCCAAGGAAAGGGAGGCCTCGCCGGCGGCGAGGGCGGAGGGTTTCGGATTATTTTCAAAGGAATTTCTCCGGCGCCATGGACTTCACTTGCTGGGAACTACGACGACTTGGTTTTTACTCGACATTGCTTATTACAGTCAGAATTTATTCCAGAAAGATATTTTCTCCGCGATTGGATGGATTCCAGCGGCCAAGACTATGAACGCGATTGAAGAGGTTTTCAAGATCGCAAAAGCGCAAACTCTGATTGCCCTAATGAGCACAGTTCCTGGGTATTGGTTCACTGTCTTCTTGATTGATAGAATCGGAAGATTCTGGATTCAATTGCTTGGTTTTTCTATGATGACAGCTTTCATGTTCGCTCTAGCTATACCTTATGACCACTGGACTCATCCTGGAAACCATATAGGCTTTGTGGTCTTATACTCCCTCACTTTCTTCTTCGCCAATTTTGGCCCCAACGCCACCACATTCGTTGTCCCGGCTGAGATTTTCCCGGCCAGGCTCCGATCCACCTGCCATGGAATCTCGGCAGCTTCCGGGAAGCTGGGAGCCATGGTTGGGGCGTTCGGGTTCTTGTACTTGGCTCAACCGCAGGACAAATCTAAGGCAGATGCAGGGTACCCTGCAGGGATAGGGGTGAGGAATTCTCTGATTGTTCTGGGAGTGGTTAATCTTCTGGGCACATTGTTGACGTTCTTGGTTCCTGAATCCAAAGGGAAATCGCTTGAAGAAGTATCAAGAGAAAACGAAGAGTCGCCCTGA